A genomic stretch from Heterodontus francisci isolate sHetFra1 chromosome 23, sHetFra1.hap1, whole genome shotgun sequence includes:
- the ppp1cc gene encoding serine/threonine-protein phosphatase PP1-gamma catalytic subunit A isoform X1: MADIDKLNIDSIIQRLLEVINRYPTLPKSREVRGSKPGKNVQLQENEIRGLCLKSREIFLSQPILLELEAPLKICGDIHGQYYDLLRLFEYGGFPPESNYLFLGDYVDRGKQSLETICLLLAYKIKYPENFFLLRGNHECASINRIYGFYDECKRRYNIKLWKTFTDCFNCLPIAAIVDEKIFCCHGGLSPDLQSMEQIRRIMRPTDVPDQGLLCDLLWSDPDKDVLGWGENDRGVSFTFGAEVVAKFLHKHDLDLICRAHQVVEDGYEFFAKRQLVTLFSAPNYCGEFDNAGAMMSVDETLMCSFQILKPAEKKKPNTSRPVTPPRSMITKQAKK, encoded by the exons TACGAGGTTCTAAACCAGGAAAAAATGTACAACTCCAAGAGAATGAGATCAGAGGCTTGTGCCTCAAGTCTCGTGAAATCTTCCTCAGTCAACCTATTCTTCTAGAACTTGAAGCTCCGTTGAAAATATGTG GTGATATTCATGGCCAATATTATGACTTACTTCGATTGTTTGAATATGGTGGCTTCCCACCAGAGAGCAACTACCTGTTTCTGGGAGATTATGTGGACAGGGGAAAGCAGTCTTTGGAAACTATCTGTCTCTTGTTGGCTTATAAAATTAAGTATCCAGAGAATTTTTTCCTTCTGCGTGGAAACCATGAATGTGCCAGTATAAACAGAATTTATGGATTCTATGATGAAT GTAAAAGGAGGTACAATATTAAATTGTGGAAGACTTTTACAGACTGTTTCAACTGTTTACCTATAGCTGCCATTGTGGATGAAAAGATATTTTGCTGTCACGGAG GTTTGTCACCTGATCTTCAGTCCATGGAACAAATCCGACGAATCATGCGACCCACTGACGTGCCTGACCAAGGACTTCTGTGTGACCTCTTGTGGTCTGATCCAGACAAAGATGTATTGGGATGGGGTGAGAATGATCGAGGTGTCTCATTCACATTTGGAGCAGAAGTAGTTGCAAAATTCCTCCATAAACATGACCTGGATCTGATCTGTAGAGCCCACCAG GTTGTAGAAGATGGGTATGAGTTCTTTGCCAAGCGGCAGCTGGTGACTTTGTTCTCTGCACCCAATTATTGTGGGgagtttgataatgcaggtgctatGATGAGTGTCGATGAAACCCTGATGTGTTCTTTTCAG ATTTTGAAACCAGCAGAGAAGAAGAAACCTAATACAAGCCGGCCTGTAACACCACCAAGGAGCATGATCACAAAACAAGCTAAGAAATAA
- the ppp1cc gene encoding serine/threonine-protein phosphatase PP1-gamma catalytic subunit A isoform X2 — protein MADIDKLNIDSIIQRLLEVRGSKPGKNVQLQENEIRGLCLKSREIFLSQPILLELEAPLKICGDIHGQYYDLLRLFEYGGFPPESNYLFLGDYVDRGKQSLETICLLLAYKIKYPENFFLLRGNHECASINRIYGFYDECKRRYNIKLWKTFTDCFNCLPIAAIVDEKIFCCHGGLSPDLQSMEQIRRIMRPTDVPDQGLLCDLLWSDPDKDVLGWGENDRGVSFTFGAEVVAKFLHKHDLDLICRAHQVVEDGYEFFAKRQLVTLFSAPNYCGEFDNAGAMMSVDETLMCSFQILKPAEKKKPNTSRPVTPPRSMITKQAKK, from the exons TACGAGGTTCTAAACCAGGAAAAAATGTACAACTCCAAGAGAATGAGATCAGAGGCTTGTGCCTCAAGTCTCGTGAAATCTTCCTCAGTCAACCTATTCTTCTAGAACTTGAAGCTCCGTTGAAAATATGTG GTGATATTCATGGCCAATATTATGACTTACTTCGATTGTTTGAATATGGTGGCTTCCCACCAGAGAGCAACTACCTGTTTCTGGGAGATTATGTGGACAGGGGAAAGCAGTCTTTGGAAACTATCTGTCTCTTGTTGGCTTATAAAATTAAGTATCCAGAGAATTTTTTCCTTCTGCGTGGAAACCATGAATGTGCCAGTATAAACAGAATTTATGGATTCTATGATGAAT GTAAAAGGAGGTACAATATTAAATTGTGGAAGACTTTTACAGACTGTTTCAACTGTTTACCTATAGCTGCCATTGTGGATGAAAAGATATTTTGCTGTCACGGAG GTTTGTCACCTGATCTTCAGTCCATGGAACAAATCCGACGAATCATGCGACCCACTGACGTGCCTGACCAAGGACTTCTGTGTGACCTCTTGTGGTCTGATCCAGACAAAGATGTATTGGGATGGGGTGAGAATGATCGAGGTGTCTCATTCACATTTGGAGCAGAAGTAGTTGCAAAATTCCTCCATAAACATGACCTGGATCTGATCTGTAGAGCCCACCAG GTTGTAGAAGATGGGTATGAGTTCTTTGCCAAGCGGCAGCTGGTGACTTTGTTCTCTGCACCCAATTATTGTGGGgagtttgataatgcaggtgctatGATGAGTGTCGATGAAACCCTGATGTGTTCTTTTCAG ATTTTGAAACCAGCAGAGAAGAAGAAACCTAATACAAGCCGGCCTGTAACACCACCAAGGAGCATGATCACAAAACAAGCTAAGAAATAA